Proteins encoded within one genomic window of Polaribacter sp. NJDZ03:
- the lpxA gene encoding acyl-ACP--UDP-N-acetylglucosamine O-acyltransferase translates to MNQPLAYVHPQAKIARNVVIEPFTTIHNNVTIGSGTWIGSNVTIMEGAKIGENCRIFPGAVISAIPQDLKFNDEETTVEIGNNVTIRECVTINRGTSDRMKTKIGDNCLIMAYCHIAHDTFVGDNCIFSNNTTLAGHVTIGDNVVLAGMVAVHQFASVGNHAFVTGGSLVRKDVPPFVKAAREPLSYVGINSVGLRRRGFTTEKIREVQDIYRILFQKNYNTTQAINIIEAEMEATPERDEIVQFIKDSHRGIMKGYFKAN, encoded by the coding sequence ATGAATCAACCTTTAGCGTATGTACATCCGCAAGCAAAAATAGCAAGAAACGTAGTAATAGAACCTTTTACTACCATTCATAATAACGTAACCATTGGTTCTGGAACTTGGATTGGATCTAACGTAACCATAATGGAAGGTGCTAAAATTGGTGAAAATTGTAGAATTTTTCCAGGAGCAGTAATTTCTGCAATTCCGCAAGATTTAAAATTTAATGATGAGGAAACTACTGTAGAAATTGGTAATAATGTTACTATTAGAGAATGTGTTACCATAAACAGAGGTACTTCAGATAGAATGAAAACCAAAATTGGAGACAATTGTTTAATTATGGCATATTGTCATATAGCACATGATACATTTGTTGGTGATAATTGTATTTTTTCTAACAATACAACCTTAGCAGGGCATGTTACTATTGGAGACAATGTTGTTTTAGCAGGTATGGTGGCAGTTCACCAGTTTGCATCTGTAGGAAATCACGCATTTGTAACAGGCGGTTCTTTGGTAAGAAAAGATGTTCCGCCATTTGTAAAAGCGGCAAGAGAGCCACTTTCTTATGTAGGGATTAATTCTGTAGGACTAAGAAGAAGAGGATTTACAACAGAAAAGATAAGAGAAGTTCAAGATATTTATAGAATTTTATTTCAAAAAAATTACAACACTACTCAGGCAATAAATATTATTGAAGCAGAAATGGAAGCAACTCCAGAACGCGATGAAATAGTACAATTTATTAAAGATTCGCATAGGGGAATTATGAAAGGGTATTTTAAAGCCAATTAA
- the efp gene encoding elongation factor P: MATTSDIRNGLCIRYNNDIYKIIEFLHVKPGKGPAFVRTKLKSVTNGKVVDNTFPAGRKIDDVRVETHKFQFLYHDGEFYHFMNEADYTQIRLLEAALDNPGLMKEGEIVTIIINSEDNMPLSVDLPASVILEVTHAEPGVKGNTATNATKPATVETGASVNVPLFINEGDKIKIETTKGTYQERIKE; the protein is encoded by the coding sequence ATGGCAACTACATCAGATATTAGAAACGGATTATGTATTAGATACAATAATGATATATACAAAATTATAGAATTCTTACATGTTAAACCTGGTAAAGGACCTGCATTTGTTAGAACAAAATTAAAAAGTGTTACCAACGGTAAAGTGGTTGATAATACTTTTCCTGCAGGAAGAAAAATTGATGACGTAAGAGTAGAAACTCATAAATTTCAGTTTTTATATCATGATGGTGAGTTTTACCATTTTATGAATGAAGCAGATTATACACAAATTCGTTTGTTAGAAGCAGCTTTAGATAACCCTGGTTTAATGAAAGAAGGAGAAATTGTAACAATTATCATCAATTCTGAAGATAATATGCCACTATCTGTAGATTTACCAGCAAGTGTAATTTTAGAAGTTACTCATGCAGAACCTGGTGTTAAAGGAAATACAGCTACAAATGCAACAAAACCTGCAACAGTAGAAACAGGAGCATCTGTAAATGTACCTTTATTTATTAATGAAGGAGATAAAATTAAGATAGAAACGACTAAAGGAACGTATCAAGAACGTATTAAAGAGTAA